Below is a window of Escherichia coli DSM 30083 = JCM 1649 = ATCC 11775 DNA.
TGCACAGCTTCACGCCACGGAATGGATTACGCGGTGTGTCGGGCACAGTGTTTTTCGGCGGTGTAGACGTATCAACCTGCGGTTCATTCAACAAGCTGCTGGCTTTCACCAGCGTAATGTCTGGCGGCAGGTTATAAACCATCTGTTGTAGCACGCGTACCGTTGAAGGGTGAGGATGTCCAATGGCAATGGTTGAACCGTTGCGACGTGCCAGGTCAATTGCGCGATTAAATTGCATACGGATGTCCGCTTCATTTTGCGAATCGTCGAGGAACACCTTCCGTTTGATCACCTTCACGCCAGTGCCTTGCGCGGCGCGCATCGCCTGGGTATTACCGATGGTTACGCTGTCGAGGAAGTAAAGATTGTAACGCTCCAGCGCCTGCATCACTTTCTGCATACCAAACAGGTTAGAGGTCATCTTGCTGCCCATGTGGTTGTTGATCCCCACGGCATAGGGCACGTTATTGACCGCACTACGAATAATGCGCTCAATTTCGTCGCTGCTCATCTCCGGGCGTAGCGTATTTTTCTCCAGCGGCTGTTTACTCAGTGGTGCCATCGGTAGATGAATCAACACTTCGTGACCGCTGTTATGTGCTTTGGTCGCCATCTCTCTGGCGTGCGGTGAATCGGGTAATACAGCGACGGAGATAGCGGAAGGCATCGCCAGCACCTGGTTTTCGTTGTGCGGGCGATACCCAAAATCATCAATGACGATGGCAAGTTTGCCAGCAATTACGGGGGAGGAGAGCGCCAACAGAGCGGCAAATGCAAGAACGTTACGACGAAATGGAAACAAAACTTATCTTCCCAACCACGGCTGTGGATTGACCGCCTGACCCTGGCGGCGAATTTCGAAATAGAGTGAAGGCCGACCCTGACCGCCACTGCTGCCCACCAGTGCAATTGGCTGGCCCGCGCGAACCTGCGAACCAACGCTCACCAGTGCGCTCTGATTATAGCCGTAAAGACTCATGTCGCCTTTACCATGCTCAACCACCACCACCAGACCGTAGCCTTGCAGCCAGTCAGCCAGAATCACCCGGCCGTCGGCAATCGCTTTAACTTCAGTACCTTCAGAGGCACCAATCACCATCCCTTTCCAGCGTAATTCACCCTGTAGCTGTTCGCCATAGCGATGCAGCGTCGGCCCGCGAACTGGCCAGAATGCCTGACCGCGCGGTGCGCCCAGACCACCGGTACGGGACATCAGCGATTTTTCGCTTTCGGTCGGCTTGTAGGTGGTGCCTTTGCGCGTCGCTTCTTTCTGGCGGTCGCGAACCGCCTGGGCTTCGCGCGCTTCACGTTCAGCACGCGCTTTCGCCGCGGCTTCCGCACGGGCAATGCTGTTACGCAGACGGGATTCGTTGGCGCGCAGCTCGCTCAACTGTTGCTGACCTTGCTGGATGGAAGACTCCAGCCCTGCCAGTGTTTTCTTACGCTCGCTCAACGCCTGGGTCAGCTTCGCCTGTTGGGCGCGCTGCTCATATAAAAGCGTTTGTTGCTCGCTCTGTTTCTCTTCCAGTTCGGCACGCTGCATAGCGACTTCTTCACGCGTTTGTTTCAACTGAGCAATGGTTTCTTGTCGCGCCTGGTTGAGATAGCCGAAATAAGCCTGTAACCGCTGCCCACGCTGGCTTTCTTCACCGCTGAGAATCAGCTGAATACCGGTATGTTCACCCTGACGAAACGCGGCATCCAGTTGCGCGGCGAGGCTGCGCTCCTGGGCGGCTTTTTGCTGCTCTAGTTTGGCAATCGACGCGTTCATCTCATCAATCTGTTTATTCAGTTGATTAAGCGTGTTTTGCGTTTCGCGCAGTTTACGGGTGGCTTCAGAGATCGCTTCTTCCTGCTTTTTCAATTGTGCGAGCAGGCTTGCGCGTTGTTGTTGCTTTTGGCGTACCGCGCGCTCTTTCGCGGCGATGTCAGCCTGAATGGATTTGAGTTGGTCACGCTCATCCGCGTGGGCGGAAAAGGCGCACAACAATACGCCAGCGCTCAGAACGCTGGCGTAGATGATGGGCCTGATTGCAAACCTGCGCGGTTTCACGGCCCGTGTCATGGTATTAATCGCCTTTCCCCTCATGGGGAGGGATTATTCCACGATGAACAGCGGCTTACCAGTCATCTCTTGCGGGATTTCCATACCCATCAGCGACAACATGGTCGGCGCGATGTCAGAAAGTTTGCCGCCTTCAACCGCTTTCACGTTCTTATCACCAACGTAAATCAGCGGAACTGGCAGGTTGGTGTGTGCTGTGTGTGCCTGACCCGTTGCCGGATCGCGCATCTGTTCAGCGTTACCGTGGTCAGCGGTGATCAGCAGTTGTCCACCCACGGACTCAACCGCTTTCGCGACTTCTTCCACGCAGTGATCCAGCGCTTCAACCGCTTTAACCGCCGCTTCCATCACCCCGGTGTGACCTACCATGTCGCCGTTCGGATAGTTACAGATAATGGTGTCGTATTTGCCGCTCTTGATTGCCGCAACCAGTTTTTCGGTCAGCTCTGCGGAGCTCATTTCCGGTTGCAGATCGTAGGTAGCCACTTTCGGTGAGTTGATCAGAATGCGATCTTCGCCTTTGAACGACTCTTCTACGCCACCGTTGAAGAAGAAAGTAACGTGGGCATATTTTTCGGTTTCGGAAATACGCAGCTGAGTTTTGTCGTTTTTCGCCATCCACTCGCCGAAGGTGTTAACCAGGGAAGCGGGTGGGTAAGCCACTGCGGTTTTGATGTCGGCAGCGTATTCGGTCAGCATCACGAAATCGACGTTAACCACTTTCTTACGCGCGAAGCCATCGAAATCAGCGTTCACGAAAGCACGAGTGATTTCACGCGCGCGGTCAGCACGGAAGTTCATGAAAATCAGCGCATCGCCGTCTTCCATTGCCGCATCTGGCTGACCTTCTGCACGAATAACGGTCGCTTTCACGAACTCGTCGTTTTCGTCGCGAGCATAAGCAGCCTGCAAACCGGCAACGGCGGTATCGGCCTGGAACTCACCTTGCGCCAGAGTCAGCAGGTCATAAGCTTTTTCAACGCGATCCCAACGGTTATCGCGGTCCATCGCGTAGTAACGACCAATGATGGACGCTACGCGGCCTTTACCCAGCGCGGCAAATTTCTCTTCGAATTTTTTCAGCGAGGATTCAGCACTGCGCGGCGGAGTGTCGCGACCGTCAAGGAATGCGTGTAGGTAGATTTTTTCTGCGCCGCGTTCAGCTGCCAGTTCTACCATCGCCATGATGTGATCTTCGTGGCTGTGTACACCACCTGCGGAGAGCAGACCCATAATGTGTACTGCTTTGCCTGCGTTTTTCGCTTTATCTACTGCACCAGTCAACACCGGATTAGCAAAGAAAGCGCGATCTTTGATTTCAACGTCCAGACGAGTCAGGTCCTGATACACGATGCGGCCGGCACCCAGGTTAACGTGGCCTACTTCGGAGTTGCCCATCTGACGGTCAGGCAGACCGACTTCCAAACCGGAAGCGTCGATCAGGGTATGCGGACGATTGGCCCACAGTGCATCCATTACCGGGGTTTTAGCACTAAAAATGGCGTTATCCTGCTGTTCTTCGCGATAGCCATAGCCATCCAGAATCACCAGTACCATAGGTTTTTTAGAAACCGACATTGCGACAACCTCATACTCAAGAGTCAAAATTTGCGTAATTTTACTACAGCTGAATCGATAAAATAGCCTCTGAAGATCAAAATATACGACCGCTCGCGGCAAGCAGATGCCAGATTTACGCTTTTTTTTCGTAGCGCCCCGCAAAATTGCATTCCAGTTAACGCGCTGGCTGTATTTGCCGCACTGCGCAGGTATACTCCTTTCCTGGTTTTTTTAATCACTACGTCGGGAGTTGTTACCCCCCATGCAAGAAATTATGCAATTTGTTGGCCGTCATCCCATACTGAGTATCGCCTGGATCGCGTTACTGGTGGCGGTTCTTGTGACTACGTTTAAGAGCCTGACCTCGAAAGTGAAGGTGATTACTCGTGGTGAAGCTACGCGTCTGATCAACAAAGAAGACGCTGTGGTTGTGGATTTACGTCAGCGTGATGACTTCCGTAAAGGCCATATCGCAGGTTCTATCAACCTGTTGCCGAGCGAAATCAAAGCCAACAATGTTGGTGAGCTTGAGAAGCACAAAGACAAACCGGTTATCGTGGTAGATGGTTCTGGCATGCAGTGCCAGGAGCCTGCAAACGCGCTGACGAAAGCTGGTTTTGCGCAAGTATTCGTACTGAAAGAAGGCGTCGCTGGCTGGGCTGGCGAAAACTTGCCTTTGGTGCGCGGCAAATAATTTACCTGCCGTTTTTCATGATGCAGGCCGTTAGCTGCAATTAGGCCCCCAGCGACTTATTGATATAAGCTTCTGGGGACACTCCATTTTGCTGCCGCCCTGCAACATGAAATTTCAGGGTAAAAAACAGGAGCTAATTTATGGCCAATGTTGAAATCTATACCAAAGAAACCTGCCCGTATTGCCATCGTGCAAAAGCACTGCTGAGCAGCAAGGGCGTGAGTTTTCAGGAGTTGCCGATCGATGGCAATGCCGCTAAGCGTGAAGAGATGATCAAACGCAGCGGTCGCACTACGGTTCCACAGATTTTTATTGACGCACAGCACATTGGTGGCTGTGATGACTTGTATGCATTGGATGCACGTGGTGGACTGGATCCCCTGCTGAAATAACGTGTGAACGTTGGCATTACATTGCGCAGTATTTTAAGGACAACACTTAAGGGTTTTCTACACATGTCAGAACAAAACAACACCGAAATGACTTTCCAGATCCAACGTATTTATACCAAGGATATTTCTTTCGAAGCGCCGAACGCGCCGCACGTTTTCCAGAAAGATTGGCAACCAGAAGTTAAACTTGATCTGGATACGGCATCTACTCAACTGGCAGATGACGTTTACGAAGTGGTACTGCGTGTTACCGTAACGGCCTCCCTGGGCGAAGAAACCGCGTTCCTGTGTGAAGTTCAGCAGGGCGGTATTTTCTCCATCGCGGGTATCGAAGGCACCCAGATGGCACATTGCCTGGGCGCATACTGCCCGAACATTCTGTTCCCGTATGCTCGTGAGTGCATCACCAGCATGGTATCCCGCGGTACATTCCCGCAACTGAACCTTGCGCCGGTTAACTTCGATGCGCTGTTCATGAACTATTTGCAGCAGCAGGCTGGCGAAGGTACTGAAGAACATCAGGATGCCTGATGAACCAACGTAATGCTTCAATGACTGTGATCGGTGCCGGCTCGTACGGCACCGCTCTTGCCATTACCCTGGCAAGAAATGGCCACGAGGTTGTCCTCTGGGGCCATGACCCTGAACATATCGCAACGCTTGAACGCGACCGCTGTAACGCCGCGTTTCTCCCCGATGTGCCTTTTCCCGATACGCTCCATCTTGAAAGCGATCTCGCCACTGCGCTGGCAGCCAGCCGTAATATTCTCGTCGTCGTACCCAGCCATGTCTTTGGTGAAGTGCTGCGCCAGATTAAACCGCTGATGCGTCCTGATGCGCGTCTGGTGTGGGCGACCAAAGGGCTGGAAGCAGAAACCGGACGTCTGTTACAGGACGTGGCGCGTGAGGCCTTAGGCGATCAAATTCCGCTGGCGGTTATCTCTGGCCCAACGTTTGCGAAAGAACTGGCGGCAGGTTTACCGACGGCCATTTCGCTGGCCTCGACGGACCAGACCTTTGCCGATGACCTCCAGCAATTGCTGCACTGTGGCAAAAGTTTCCGCGTTTACAGCAACCCGGATTTCATCGGTGTGCAGCTTGGCGGCGCGGTGAAAAACGTCATTGCCATTGGCGCGGGGATGTCCGACGGTATCGGTTTTGGCGCGAATGCGCGTACGGCGCTGATCACTCGTGGGCTGGCTGAGATGTCGCGTCTTGGCGCGGCGCTGGGTGCCGATCCTGCCACCTTTATGGGCATGGCGGGGCTGGGCGATCTGGTGCTTACCTGTACCGACAACCAGTCGCGTAACCGCCGTTTTGGCATGATGCTCGGTCAGGGCATGGATGTACAAAGCGCGCAGGAGAAAATTGGTCAAGTGGTGGAAGGCTACCGCAATACGAAAGAAGTCCGCGAACTGGCGCATCGCTTCGGCGTTGAAATGCCAATAACCGAGGAAATTTATCAAGTATTATATTGCGGAAAAAACGCGCGCGAGGCAGCATTGACTTTACTAGGTCGTGCACGCAAGGACGAGCGCAGCAGCCACTAAACCCAGGGAACCTTTGTTACCACTATGACCCGGCCCGCGCAGAACGGGTCGGTCATTATCTTATCGTGTGGAGTAAGCAATGTCGTGTGAAGAACTGGAAATTGTCTGGAACAATATTAAAGCTGAAGCCAGAACGCTGGCGGACTGTGAGCCAATGCTGGCCAGTTTTTACCACGCGACGCTACTCAAGCACGAAAACCTTGGCAGTGCACTGAGCTACATGCTGGCGAACAAGCTGTCATCGCCCATTATGCCGGCTATTGCTATCCGTGAAGTGGTGGAAGAAGCCTACGCCGCCGACCCGGAAATGATCGCCTCTGCGGCCTGTGATATTCAGGCGGTGCGTACCCGTGACCCGGCGGTGGATAAATACTCAACCCCGTTGCTATATCTGAAGGGTTTTCATGCTTTGCAGGCGTATCGCATCGGTCACTGGTTGTGGAATCAGGGCCGTCGCGCGCTGGCTATTTTTCTACAAAACCAGGTCTCTGTAACGTTCCAGGTTGATATACACCCGGCAGCAAAAATTGGTCGCGGTATCATGCTCGACCACGCGACAGGCATCGTCGTTGGTGAAACGGCGGTGATTGAAAACGACGTATCGATTCTGCAATCCGTTACCCTTGGCGGTACGGGTAAATCTGGCGGAGACCGTCACCCGAAAATTCGTGAAGGCGTGATGATTGGCGCAGGCGCGAAAATTCTCGGTAATATTGAAGTTGGGCGCGGCGCGAAGATTGGCGCAGGTTCCGTGGTGCTGCAACCGGTGCCGCCGCACACTACTGCCGCTGGCGTTCCGGCACGCATTGTCGGCAAGCCGGATAGCGATAAACCGTCAATGGATATGGATCAGCATTTCAACGGCATTAACCATACGTTTGAGTATGGTGATGGGATCTGACATTCTGTGATCGTGCCGGATGCGGCGTGAACGCCTTATCCGGCCTACCGCATCTTAATCTCTCAACACCGCTCCCGGATACCCCAGCTGGCGCCAGGCTTCATACACCACCACCGACACCGCATTGGACAGGTTCATGCTGCGGCTGTCCGGCACCATTGGAATACGAATTTTTTGTTCAGCGGGCAGGGCATCAAGAATGCTCGCTGGCAGGCCGCGCGTTTCCGGGCCAAACATTAGATAGTCGCCATCCTGATAGCTTACGGCGCTGTGAGCAGGCGTACCTTTCGTGGTGAGGGCAAACAGGCGCTGGGGATTTTCTGCTTCGAGAAACGCGCGATAGTCATGATGACGCGTAACGGCGGTAAACTCGTGATAGTCCAGCCCCGCGCGGCGCAGGCGCTTATCGTCCCAGGCAAATCCCATCGGTTCGATGATATGCAGACGAAAGCCGGTATTAGCGCAAAGACGGATGATGTTGCCAGTATTTGGCGGAATTTCTGGTTCGTAAAGTACGATGTTTAGCATACTGCCCCCTTAGTGCGGGGGCAGGATAGCAGATATTCGTCTAACCCTTAAGCTGCATTCCCTTTCGCCATCGGAGCCAATGCCGCCGGCAACTCTTTACCCAGCACCTGCACCAGCGAATCTTGCGTAATTTCGCTAATCGATTTCGCGCCAGTCAGCGTCATCGCCACTTTCATCTCTTTTTCGATCAGATTTAGCAGATTAGCTACACCCGCCTGGCCCGCTGTTGCCAGCGCATACAGGAAAGCGCGGCCCAGCAGTACGGTATCAGCACCGAGCGCGATCATACGCACAACGTCCAGCCCGTTACGAATCCCGCTATCTGCCAGAATGGCGATATCACCTTTCACGGCATCTGCAATAGCAGGCAGGGCACGCGCAGAAGAGAGCACGCCGTCCAACTGACGACCGCCGTGGTTAGAAACCACAATTCCGTCAGCGCCAAAGCGTACTGCATCCCGCGCATCTTCCGGATCAAGTATCCCTTTGATTACCATCGGGCCATCCCAGAAGTCGCGGATCCACTCAAGGTCTTTCCATGAGATGGACGGATCGAAGTTATTGGCCAGCCAACCGATGTAATCTTCCAGTCCGGTCGGTTTGCCGAGGTAAGCCGAGATATTACCTAAATCATGCGGACGACCGTTCAGGCCCACATCCCACGCCCATTGCGGATGCGTCACCGCCTGTAAATAGCGGCGCATTGCCGCGTTCGGGCCGCTCATCCCAGAATGCGCATCACGATAACGCGCTCCCGGTGTTGGCATATCCACGGTGAAAACCAGCGTCGAACAACCCGCGGCTTTTGCTCGCTCCAGGGCGTTACGCATAAAGCCGCGATCGCGCAGCACATAAAGCTGGAACCACATCGGACGTTTGATAGCCGGAGCCACTTCTTCAATCGGGCAAACGGAAACCGTCGAGAGAGTAAACGGAATGCCATGCGCATCTGCTGCTTTGGCAGCCTGAACTTCGCCGCGTCGCGCATACATGCCACACAAACCTACCGGACCTAGCGCCACCGGCATCGACAATTTCTCATTAAACAGCGTCGTTTCCAGGCTTAAGTCAGACATGTTTTTCAGAATACGCTGGCGCAGCGCCACTTCTGACAAATCTTCCACGTTGCGGCGCAGCGTGTATTCAGAATATGCCCCCCCATCCATATAGTGGAACAGGAACGGCGGCAGAATGCGTTGCGCTGCGGCGCGATAATCGCTGGCTGCGGAAATAATCATGCGTTTTTCTCCCTCGAATGCTCATTATGGTCACCAGGCAGGCGGGTAATACGTGCATGGCGAGCCTGATCTTCATCGAATCGTTTCATGGTGGTGTGAACAAAGCTAAGGTGCGCCATCATTGCTTTACGCGCCCCGTCAGCATCACCGGCAAAAATGGCGTCAATGACCGCCTGATGTTGTTCGGTCAGCTGTGAAAAAACCGGGGGTACCAGGTACATCCGCTGGCGGCTATGCTTCACAGAGGATTGCAGGACATCGAAGAAACCGCGCATGGTTTGCAGCAACACAATGTTATGTGAAGCTTCGGCAATCGCCAGATGAAAACGAACGTCCGCTTGTGAGGCGAGATCCGGGTCTTCACTTAGCGTTGCTTCAAAGCAAAGCTGAATCTTTTCTTTTTCGCCAGGTGTGGCGCGCATTGCTGCATGCCATGCGGTGCTGGCTTCAATGGCGTATCGGGCTTCCAGAATATCGAAACTGTAATCCGGATCATCGGCCATCAGCGTTTTCAGCGGCTGGACGATGTTTTGCTCCGACCATGTGTCATGACGCCAGCGAATAAACGTCCCGCCGCCACGTCGACTGAGCAGCACACCTTCGCTTACCAGTTTCGCCAGCGCCTCGCGCAGTGAATTTCTCGACACGCCGAGTTGCATCGCCAGTTGACGTTCAGCGGGCAACTTCATGCCCGCTTCCAGGTTTTTTTCATCAATCAGCGCCCGCACACGATCGGCAACCTCGTCTGACAGGCGTCTGGGTAAAACAATCATTAAGGAATCATCCACGTTAAGACATAGGCCTGAAGCGTGGTGATCACGCCCACCATACAGGTGAAGATCAGGCTGTGTTTGACAGTAAAGCGGAACAAATCAGACTCTTTGCCCACCAGACCTACCGCCGCACAGGCGATAGCGATAGATTGCGGAGAGATCATTTTGCCGGTGACACCACCGGTGGTGTTGGCTGCAACCAGCAACAGGTCAGAAACGCCAATTTGTTGTGCGGCGGTAGCCTGCAAAGCGGCAAACAAAGCATTAGATGACGTATCCGACCCGGTCAGGAATACCCCAAGCCAGCCGAGGAACGGCGAGAAGAAGGTGAATGCATGACCGGTGTGCGCCAGTGCCAGCGCCAGTGTTGATGACAGTCCTGAATAGTTCGAGATAAAGGCGAATGCCAGCACCATACCGATGGAGTAGATGGGCAGAGCCAGTTCTTTCAGCGTGCTGCCGAAGGTGCTGATAGCGTCAGATGGTTTCATCTTCAGCCAGACAATCGAGAGCAGGGCAGCAAACAGAATGGCGGTGCCAGTGGCAGAGAACCAGTCAAACTTAAACACGGCGGCATACGCTGTCGCTTCGCTGACCACTGGCGGCATACGGGCAACCAGTTTATCGAGGTACGGCACCGGAATGTTGATCACCCACTCATACAGCGCACCGCCTGAAGCGAACAGGGCTTTAAACGGCGGGATACTCCACAGCGTTACGGTGGCGGTCAGGAACAGGAACGGTGTCCAGGCGCGCAGCACCTGACCTGCCGTGTAACCTGTGTGAGCCAGCGTCATATCAACCTGTGACGCCCCTAAGTCACCGAAGCGGAATACGCGCACTGGTTGCCAGCGTTTGAGGAACAGTGTCAGACAGAGCAGCGATACCAGCGAAGAGATAATGTCTGGCAGTTCCGGCCCAATAAAGTTAGAGCTGAGGTATTGAGCAATGGCAAACGACCCGCCCGCAACCACGACCGCAGGCCACGTCTCTTTGATACCGCGCCAGCCGTCCATAATCGCCATGATCCAGAACAGCACGATAATGGTCATAAACGGCAGCTGACGCCCCACCATCTGACCAATCTCAAAGCTGTCGATGCCTGTTACCTGCCCGGCGACCAGAATCGGAATACCCATCGCACCAAATGCCACTGGCGCGGTGTTAACAATCAGGCACAGCCCGGCGGCGTACAGTGGTTTAAAGCCCAGACCGACCAGCAATGCGGCGGTAATTGCTACCGGTGCGCCAAAGCCTGCGGCTCCTTCAAGGAAAGCGCCGAAACAGAAACCGACGATCAGCATTTGCAGGCGCTGGTCAGGGGTTATCGAAAGAATAGACGAGCGGATGATGTCAAACTGCCCGGTTTTCACCGAGATCTTATAGACGAACACCGCTGCAATAATGATCCACGCGATGGGCCACAACCCGTAGAAGAAGCCATAAACCACCGAGGCCAGCGCGTTAGCGACCGGCATTTTATAGAACAGCAAAGCCACGGCAAGGGCGATTGCCACCGTCCATGAGGCGGCGACGTATCCTTTCAGTTTGAGCTTAATCAGCGCAAAGAAGAAAAACAGGATGGGAAGCGATGCTATCAGGCTGGAAAGCCAGATATTCCCGGCGGGATCGTAGTTTTGTTGCCAGAGATTCATTGCAGGTCTCCTGCAGTCCACACACGCCGTGTAATGAGTCTGTTGCTCATCTCCTTGTCACACGTTGTGTAAAAGTGGCACTGCCAATTGTGTTGTGTAGGGATAATGACAATGGATAGTTAACTAAATGTTATGCATTGGCAACATTGATGTGAGTTTTGATTGGGGAATTGTGAACCAGAGGT
It encodes the following:
- the lldP gene encoding L-lactate permease, which translates into the protein MNLWQQNYDPAGNIWLSSLIASLPILFFFFALIKLKLKGYVAASWTVAIALAVALLFYKMPVANALASVVYGFFYGLWPIAWIIIAAVFVYKISVKTGQFDIIRSSILSITPDQRLQMLIVGFCFGAFLEGAAGFGAPVAITAALLVGLGFKPLYAAGLCLIVNTAPVAFGAMGIPILVAGQVTGIDSFEIGQMVGRQLPFMTIIVLFWIMAIMDGWRGIKETWPAVVVAGGSFAIAQYLSSNFIGPELPDIISSLVSLLCLTLFLKRWQPVRVFRFGDLGASQVDMTLAHTGYTAGQVLRAWTPFLFLTATVTLWSIPPFKALFASGGALYEWVINIPVPYLDKLVARMPPVVSEATAYAAVFKFDWFSATGTAILFAALLSIVWLKMKPSDAISTFGSTLKELALPIYSIGMVLAFAFISNYSGLSSTLALALAHTGHAFTFFSPFLGWLGVFLTGSDTSSNALFAALQATAAQQIGVSDLLLVAANTTGGVTGKMISPQSIAIACAAVGLVGKESDLFRFTVKHSLIFTCMVGVITTLQAYVLTWMIP